The SAR324 cluster bacterium genome has a segment encoding these proteins:
- a CDS encoding response regulator produces the protein MSAPYILIVEDEPKIAHLLRDYLRKNGYNVICVSQGDHALAQIRRQEPQLMLLDIMLPQMDGLEVCRQVRKFSSLPIIMLTARVEELDRILGLEIGADDYICKPFSPREVVARVKAVLRRSLLPEIQRQLVAGPVVLDELSREVKINDVLLRLTPSEFDLLRVLMSFPNRVFSRSELVNHIQGYDFDGYERTIDSHIKNLRKKMAEILQEEWIISIYGVGYKLNDPHK, from the coding sequence ATGTCAGCACCATACATTCTGATAGTGGAAGATGAACCTAAAATAGCCCATTTACTCAGGGATTACCTGCGCAAAAATGGTTACAACGTCATTTGTGTCAGTCAGGGCGATCATGCGCTGGCACAGATTCGTCGGCAGGAACCCCAACTGATGCTGCTGGATATAATGCTTCCTCAAATGGATGGACTGGAAGTTTGCCGTCAGGTCCGGAAATTCTCATCGCTACCGATCATCATGCTAACTGCCAGAGTTGAGGAACTCGATCGGATTCTAGGGCTGGAAATTGGTGCGGATGACTATATCTGCAAGCCCTTCAGTCCCAGAGAAGTGGTGGCCAGAGTGAAGGCCGTTTTACGGAGAAGTCTGTTACCGGAAATTCAGAGACAACTGGTGGCCGGGCCTGTGGTGTTGGATGAACTTTCACGTGAAGTGAAAATCAATGACGTTCTGTTACGTCTCACCCCAAGTGAGTTTGATCTGTTGCGCGTGTTGATGTCATTTCCCAATCGAGTATTTTCCCGAAGCGAACTGGTCAATCACATTCAGGGATATGATTTTGACGGCTATGAACGAACGATCGACAGTCACATCAAAAATCTGCGCAAAAAAATGGCTGAAATTCTACAGGAAGAATGGATCATTTCTATTTATGGAGTGGGCTACAAACTCAATGATCCACACAAATAA
- a CDS encoding STAS domain-containing protein has translation MPLQHGITNGICVIDIDEIFTWELKDLIKKYVDQLLSDSKHTFKGLILNFEKVNFIDSQLLGTLILVYKRTTQQGLKFGLCCLSDTHIEVFKMSKLDLIINIYPSEEDAMDALSR, from the coding sequence ATGCCACTGCAACATGGAATTACAAATGGTATTTGTGTTATTGATATAGATGAAATCTTTACTTGGGAATTGAAAGATCTCATAAAAAAATATGTAGACCAGTTGTTGAGCGACTCAAAGCATACATTCAAAGGGTTGATTCTAAATTTCGAAAAAGTCAATTTCATTGATTCTCAGTTACTTGGTACATTGATTTTAGTTTATAAGAGAACGACTCAGCAAGGTCTGAAGTTTGGTTTATGCTGTTTGAGTGATACTCATATTGAAGTGTTCAAAATGAGTAAGCTGGACCTAATTATCAATATTTATCCGTCGGAAGAAGACGCCATGGATGCTCTGAGCCGTTAA
- a CDS encoding glycerophosphodiester phosphodiesterase — MLTEWLKSSPLIIGHRGYCARFPENTLSSFNAAIKAGAQMIELDVTFSKDRRLMVIHDETLDRTTNGTGQIQHHTHQELKQLDAGSWFSEMFSGEKIPDLEEVFDMVQQNCLINVEIKPEAFEISDGTQTIEQMVIQLIEKYHLEESILISSFEHRLFHRIQHRAPYLRLGLLHDPEIHPEMTKLCRHYPVHSCHPDARTLRAEDITSLHEQGLKVCPYTVNNEDEMKKLLSWGVDGMFTDDPVRLLQVIGG; from the coding sequence ATGCTAACAGAATGGCTCAAAAGTTCCCCCTTGATTATTGGACATCGTGGATATTGTGCGCGTTTCCCTGAAAACACATTATCTTCATTCAATGCTGCAATCAAGGCTGGAGCGCAGATGATTGAACTGGATGTGACCTTCAGCAAAGATCGGCGCTTGATGGTGATCCACGATGAAACTCTGGATCGCACTACCAATGGAACAGGTCAAATTCAGCATCATACCCATCAAGAATTAAAACAACTGGATGCCGGGAGCTGGTTTTCAGAGATGTTTTCAGGAGAAAAAATCCCTGACCTGGAAGAAGTTTTTGACATGGTCCAGCAGAATTGTCTGATCAACGTGGAAATCAAACCTGAAGCATTTGAAATCTCTGATGGCACACAAACCATCGAACAAATGGTGATTCAGTTGATTGAAAAATATCATCTTGAAGAATCCATCCTTATTTCCAGTTTTGAACATCGCTTGTTTCATCGCATACAGCACCGGGCACCCTATTTACGTCTAGGGTTGTTGCATGATCCTGAAATTCATCCTGAAATGACAAAACTATGTCGGCATTATCCAGTCCATTCCTGCCACCCGGATGCAAGAACACTCAGGGCAGAGGATATCACAAGCTTACATGAGCAGGGGCTGAAAGTTTGCCCATATACGGTCAATAATGAAGATGAAATGAAGAAATTGTTGTCATGGGGGGTGGACGGGATGTTTACTGACGATCCTGTCCGATTACTGCAGGTGATTGGGGGTTAA
- the prfA gene encoding peptide chain release factor 1, which translates to MLNKLTAIKERFEKLNVLLSQPDVHADQQRYQALTKEHSDIAGIVEVFDKYTAIEKNLEGNREILGNSQEDPEMRSMAEQEIPALEEELNHLEQQIKFLLIPKDPDDARDTIIEIRAGTGGDEAALFARDLFRMYIRFAELNGWRYEVIDESPTDIGGFKEIIVSIHGKDVYSHLKFEGGVHRVQRIPKTETQGRVHTSASTVAVLPDVEDVEIDINPEDLRIDVFRSSGPGGQSVNTTDSAVRVTHIPSGLVVTCQNEKSQLKNKNQAIKVLRARLYDLEMETQMSETSEQRRLMVGKGDRSERIRTYNFPQGRLTDHRINLTLYQLEHIMEGYLHPVVEALRTNYQAELLKGSED; encoded by the coding sequence ATGCTGAACAAGCTTACCGCCATTAAAGAACGTTTTGAAAAACTCAACGTTCTTCTCAGTCAGCCTGATGTTCATGCGGATCAACAACGATATCAGGCTCTCACCAAAGAACATTCTGATATTGCCGGGATTGTAGAAGTCTTTGATAAATATACGGCCATTGAAAAAAATCTGGAGGGCAACCGTGAAATCCTGGGAAATTCCCAGGAAGACCCGGAAATGCGGAGCATGGCTGAGCAGGAAATTCCTGCTCTTGAAGAAGAACTCAATCATCTTGAACAGCAGATCAAATTTTTGCTTATTCCTAAAGATCCCGATGATGCTCGGGATACGATCATAGAGATTCGTGCAGGAACAGGTGGCGATGAAGCCGCATTGTTTGCCCGTGATTTATTCAGGATGTATATCAGATTTGCAGAATTGAACGGATGGCGCTATGAAGTCATTGATGAAAGTCCAACAGATATTGGCGGATTTAAAGAAATCATTGTGTCCATTCATGGCAAAGATGTGTATAGCCATTTGAAGTTTGAGGGAGGGGTGCATCGTGTTCAACGTATTCCCAAAACTGAAACACAAGGGCGTGTTCATACATCCGCATCTACTGTCGCTGTTTTGCCTGATGTCGAAGATGTGGAAATTGATATCAATCCTGAAGATCTGAGAATTGATGTGTTCCGTTCTTCTGGACCAGGAGGGCAATCGGTCAATACAACAGATTCGGCTGTCCGTGTCACACATATTCCTTCAGGTTTGGTCGTGACATGCCAGAATGAAAAATCTCAGTTAAAAAATAAAAATCAGGCAATCAAGGTATTGAGAGCCAGATTGTATGATCTTGAGATGGAAACCCAAATGTCAGAGACCAGCGAACAGCGACGACTGATGGTGGGCAAGGGAGACCGAAGTGAGCGAATCCGGACTTACAATTTTCCACAAGGCCGATTGACAGATCATCGGATCAATCTCACCTTATATCAGTTGGAACATATCATGGAAGGCTACCTCCATCCCGTAGTTGAAGCACTACGAACCAACTATCAGGCTGAACTGCTCAAAGGTTCTGAAGATTAA
- the rpmE gene encoding 50S ribosomal protein L31: protein MKPNIHPNYQPTTFTCTCGAVFQTHSVLGGDRNLEICSQCHPFFSGKGRMFDSAGRIDKFKKRYNR from the coding sequence ATGAAACCTAATATTCATCCTAATTATCAGCCTACAACTTTCACCTGCACCTGTGGCGCCGTATTTCAGACTCACTCTGTGTTGGGTGGTGACCGCAATCTTGAAATCTGTTCTCAATGTCATCCCTTTTTCAGTGGAAAAGGTCGAATGTTTGATTCCGCTGGACGGATTGACAAATTCAAAAAACGTTATAATCGCTAA
- the rho gene encoding transcription termination factor Rho gives MRNQPPARRGTRNSHQYSNHNQNTENSNNDQGNNESVNTGENPATLNLVELKRKELPDLLKIAREYHVENASSMRMQELIFALLQAQTRQNGVIYGSGVLETLPDGFGFLRAPDYNYLPGPDDIYVSPSQIRRFNLRTGDTISGQIRPPKESERYYALLKVEDVNFEPPEMSIDKVLFDNLTPLYPEERINLERGYEDPTTRIIDMIAPIGKGQRGLIVAPPKTGKTMILQSIANSITVNNPEIDLIVLLIDERPEEVTDMKRSVNGEVISSTFDEPATRHVQVAEMVLEKAKRLVEHKRDVVILLDSITRLARAYNSVVPPSGKILSGGVDSNALHKPKRFFGAARNVEEGGSLTIIATALIDTGSRMDEVIFEEFKGTGNMELVLDRKLVEKRTFPAIDVNKSSTRKEELLIPKQDLDRIWVLRKVMSQLNVVETMEFLKEKLNKFKKNEEFLDMMDK, from the coding sequence ATGAGAAATCAACCACCCGCTCGCCGAGGGACTCGGAATTCCCATCAATATTCCAACCACAATCAGAATACAGAAAACTCAAACAATGATCAGGGCAATAACGAGTCTGTAAACACAGGCGAAAATCCTGCCACGCTCAATCTTGTAGAACTGAAACGTAAGGAACTGCCTGATCTGCTGAAAATCGCCAGGGAATATCACGTTGAAAATGCAAGCAGCATGCGTATGCAGGAACTGATTTTTGCGCTACTGCAGGCCCAAACTCGTCAGAATGGAGTGATTTATGGCTCAGGCGTTCTGGAAACACTACCCGATGGATTTGGCTTTTTAAGAGCCCCCGATTACAATTATCTGCCAGGTCCGGATGACATCTATGTCTCTCCCTCTCAAATACGCCGATTCAACCTGCGGACGGGTGATACTATTTCTGGTCAAATTCGTCCCCCCAAGGAAAGTGAACGTTATTATGCGTTGCTCAAGGTGGAAGATGTCAACTTTGAACCACCGGAAATGTCCATTGATAAAGTTCTGTTTGACAACCTCACACCATTATATCCTGAAGAACGTATCAATCTGGAACGTGGATATGAGGATCCGACCACGCGTATTATTGACATGATCGCGCCCATCGGTAAAGGCCAGCGTGGACTGATTGTGGCACCGCCTAAAACCGGTAAGACAATGATTCTTCAATCCATTGCGAACAGCATCACTGTCAATAATCCTGAAATTGATCTGATTGTATTGCTGATTGATGAACGTCCGGAAGAAGTGACGGATATGAAGCGCTCAGTCAACGGTGAGGTGATCAGCTCTACCTTTGATGAACCCGCGACACGTCACGTTCAGGTTGCTGAAATGGTTCTCGAAAAAGCAAAACGTCTGGTGGAACATAAACGGGATGTTGTCATTTTACTGGACTCCATCACCCGACTTGCCAGAGCTTACAACTCCGTTGTTCCTCCCAGTGGAAAAATTCTTTCCGGTGGTGTGGATTCCAATGCACTTCATAAACCCAAACGTTTTTTTGGTGCTGCCAGAAATGTTGAGGAAGGTGGTTCACTCACCATCATTGCGACAGCTCTCATTGATACAGGCAGTCGGATGGATGAAGTTATTTTTGAGGAATTCAAGGGAACCGGAAATATGGAACTTGTGCTGGATCGTAAACTGGTGGAGAAACGCACCTTCCCGGCAATTGACGTCAATAAATCCAGTACTCGTAAAGAAGAGTTGCTGATTCCAAAGCAGGATCTGGATCGGATCTGGGTTCTCCGTAAAGTGATGTCTCAGCTCAATGTGGTGGAAACCATGGAATTTCTTAAGGAAAAACTTAATAAATTCAAAAAGAACGAAGAGTTTCTCGACATGATGGACAAATAA
- a CDS encoding competence/damage-inducible protein A, translating into MNIKPAIITVGDEILWGDQVNDNQAWLIQLFRKQQIPAQLTMTLPDSVEIIAHWMNLLLNQEYFPIFVSGGIGGTHDDCTRDGIAKGAGVALTVHEECFEILRQRYGDRFNESRQRMAHLPHGCELLPNPLGAPGFIIKGIYAFPGFPQMLKLMTTFALEHCLKQFQPSIWAMEEVSMMMSEGEIAHVVEKFSKQWPEIRLGIYPHPADAEWRVTLRLRYPLNETQIKTEFEQLIIQLCEVHKSPVRRLSVV; encoded by the coding sequence ATGAATATCAAGCCGGCGATCATCACTGTGGGTGATGAAATCCTCTGGGGCGATCAGGTGAATGACAATCAGGCCTGGCTCATTCAACTATTCAGGAAACAGCAGATTCCTGCTCAACTCACCATGACATTGCCTGATAGCGTTGAGATTATTGCTCATTGGATGAATCTTTTGCTGAATCAGGAATATTTTCCAATATTCGTCTCAGGGGGCATTGGCGGAACGCATGATGATTGTACCAGGGACGGAATCGCCAAAGGTGCCGGTGTCGCACTGACTGTCCATGAAGAATGTTTTGAAATTCTGAGGCAACGTTATGGTGATCGCTTCAATGAGTCACGACAACGGATGGCACATTTGCCTCATGGCTGTGAACTGCTTCCCAATCCTTTGGGCGCTCCGGGGTTTATTATCAAAGGCATTTATGCGTTTCCCGGATTTCCACAAATGCTCAAACTCATGACGACGTTTGCGCTGGAACATTGCCTGAAACAGTTTCAGCCTTCAATATGGGCAATGGAAGAAGTTTCCATGATGATGTCAGAAGGAGAGATTGCCCATGTTGTTGAAAAATTTTCCAAACAATGGCCGGAAATTCGCCTGGGAATTTACCCACATCCTGCGGATGCCGAATGGCGGGTGACTTTGAGGTTGAGATATCCACTAAACGAAACACAGATTAAAACTGAGTTTGAACAATTGATTATACAGTTGTGTGAGGTGCACAAAAGTCCTGTGCGCAGGCTCTCTGTCGTGTAA
- a CDS encoding response regulator: MAQNLEKHILLVDDSSMIRKSIRNILKQAGYENISEVDDGEKAWKFVKSQTVDLVISDWKMPVMTGLDLLKLIRGDEQTKHIPMMMLTAEALSTSYVDAVRAGVNAYLTKPFEPHQVLEKVQKILE; the protein is encoded by the coding sequence ATGGCTCAAAATTTAGAAAAACATATTTTACTTGTGGATGATTCCTCCATGATTCGCAAAAGCATCCGAAATATTCTCAAACAGGCAGGATATGAGAATATCAGTGAAGTGGATGATGGTGAAAAAGCCTGGAAATTTGTCAAGTCCCAGACCGTTGATCTGGTTATCTCGGACTGGAAAATGCCCGTAATGACAGGTCTTGATCTGTTGAAACTGATCAGAGGTGACGAACAGACCAAACACATCCCCATGATGATGTTGACCGCGGAAGCGTTGAGTACGTCTTATGTTGACGCAGTTCGGGCAGGTGTGAATGCCTATCTCACAAAGCCTTTTGAACCACATCAGGTGCTGGAAAAAGTACAAAAAATACTGGAATGA
- a CDS encoding DUF2079 domain-containing protein: MITLIRKPQSSNKRYGWFVLLSIFTLIWWLGAGGDDLFLLPVLFWFIYSLYLIQQNQTVVMEQSLKQMMDWCVSESGKRKLILVLILQSLVWLCFSILKYYSFQLHIWDSGIYSNILYNLSRGDFYLSYFNEHNLADHFTPSLWVLAPLYKIYPSIHWLMLAKTLAYVFTPVLFYRLSYLIYRSENKAWLVSLFLGSLWLLFYTPVVSSMRYEFQVTSLAPPAIVYSMICVQQRHWLRFWGSMVFILGLKESTGSVWIGIGIFMIVNRQNIKTGWILFVGGILAMIAIMFYVMPFFNHFQMVDKSPERMINLWFQWDQKLIYSIKLIYPLAGLPLFYWRKGILAGPAIGINLIAGKVAMFSSHYHYDDIPSTLLMLSMIYLLKDLEPEKILERWRASRKFWTGFVLWFAGWVALWPNSNMKLLQKVLPGAPEWQAYQEVHAFEKTLSPSTRIAVQDALGPHFNRREIQAFVQHEGKDCSVENSRFTATLKIDYIVLSTDLGHYKINDFSLCLRQLEASDTYQRIPGYSRLIVFANRDSQ; encoded by the coding sequence ATGATCACCCTCATACGGAAGCCTCAATCTTCCAATAAACGCTATGGATGGTTCGTTTTGCTGTCCATTTTCACTCTGATCTGGTGGCTTGGCGCAGGGGGCGATGATCTGTTCCTGTTGCCCGTCCTGTTCTGGTTTATCTATTCGCTGTACCTGATTCAGCAAAACCAGACAGTTGTTATGGAACAAAGCCTTAAACAGATGATGGACTGGTGTGTTTCTGAGTCGGGAAAACGCAAACTGATCTTAGTGCTGATATTGCAGAGTCTGGTCTGGTTGTGTTTTTCCATCCTGAAATATTATTCGTTTCAGTTGCATATCTGGGATTCTGGAATCTACAGCAATATTCTTTATAATTTATCCCGGGGTGATTTTTATCTGTCCTACTTCAATGAGCACAATCTCGCTGATCATTTCACGCCCTCTTTATGGGTTCTTGCTCCACTTTATAAAATATATCCCTCAATTCACTGGCTCATGCTCGCTAAAACATTGGCGTATGTGTTCACCCCGGTATTGTTTTACCGACTGTCTTATTTGATTTACCGTTCAGAAAACAAAGCGTGGCTGGTCAGTCTGTTTCTGGGGAGTCTGTGGTTGTTATTTTATACACCGGTCGTGAGCAGTATGCGCTATGAATTTCAGGTCACTTCGCTTGCGCCACCCGCCATTGTTTATTCCATGATCTGTGTCCAGCAACGACATTGGCTGCGTTTCTGGGGGAGCATGGTGTTTATTCTGGGATTGAAGGAAAGTACTGGTTCTGTATGGATTGGAATTGGGATCTTCATGATTGTCAATCGGCAGAATATCAAAACGGGTTGGATTCTGTTTGTCGGAGGGATCTTGGCTATGATTGCGATCATGTTCTATGTGATGCCGTTTTTTAATCATTTTCAGATGGTGGACAAATCACCGGAACGGATGATCAATTTATGGTTTCAATGGGATCAAAAGCTGATTTATTCGATCAAGTTGATCTATCCGTTGGCTGGTTTGCCCTTATTCTACTGGAGAAAAGGCATTCTGGCCGGACCGGCAATCGGGATCAATCTTATTGCCGGAAAAGTCGCCATGTTTTCCAGCCATTATCATTATGATGACATTCCCTCCACCTTGCTCATGCTGTCCATGATTTATCTGTTGAAAGATCTCGAGCCCGAAAAAATTCTGGAAAGATGGAGGGCCTCCAGAAAATTCTGGACAGGCTTCGTTTTGTGGTTTGCGGGGTGGGTTGCGTTATGGCCTAACAGCAACATGAAACTTCTGCAAAAAGTTCTTCCGGGGGCACCTGAATGGCAGGCATACCAAGAAGTGCATGCTTTCGAAAAAACATTGAGTCCATCAACAAGAATAGCAGTGCAGGATGCCTTGGGGCCACACTTCAATCGACGAGAAATTCAAGCCTTTGTTCAACATGAGGGGAAAGATTGTTCCGTAGAAAACAGCCGTTTTACCGCTACATTGAAGATAGATTATATTGTTCTTTCAACCGATCTGGGGCATTACAAAATTAATGATTTTTCTTTGTGTCTGAGACAACTGGAAGCCTCAGACACCTATCAACGGATACCTGGATATTCGCGCCTGATCGTGTTTGCTAATCGCGATTCACAGTAA
- the cyaY gene encoding iron donor protein CyaY — MENKEYLKQTNIAFKKVQDKLEDFEDEIDFDQTSDKLEILFEAGGPKIVMNTQKAIQELWLAGNGKGWHFKYQETKGIWFAEAEQIEFYQCLSHLIESRLHKTVKFG; from the coding sequence ATGGAAAACAAAGAATATCTGAAACAAACCAACATCGCTTTCAAAAAGGTACAGGATAAACTAGAAGATTTTGAAGATGAAATTGATTTTGACCAGACCAGTGACAAACTGGAAATTTTATTTGAAGCCGGAGGTCCCAAAATTGTGATGAATACCCAGAAGGCGATTCAGGAACTCTGGTTGGCCGGAAATGGAAAAGGCTGGCATTTCAAATATCAGGAAACAAAAGGTATATGGTTTGCGGAGGCAGAGCAAATTGAATTTTATCAATGCCTGTCCCATCTGATCGAATCACGTCTCCATAAAACGGTAAAATTTGGTTGA
- a CDS encoding 2-hydroxychromene-2-carboxylate isomerase: MQVVEFFYDIVSPYSYLASTRIDQVVVEADAKVQWRPFLIGGVFKATGNQPPASLPAKRKYMLRDLKLWASYYKVPFNFPVHFPVNTLLAMRILTALPEAECTTMSHKLFQAYWVNGLDISNADILESIVGPENLALASQDQVKEQLKQTTENAVQRGAFGAPTMFVNDTMFFGNDRLSLLGHYLQHPEDFNG; this comes from the coding sequence ATGCAAGTTGTTGAATTTTTTTATGACATTGTAAGTCCTTACAGTTATCTGGCATCCACAAGGATTGATCAGGTCGTGGTTGAGGCTGATGCCAAGGTACAATGGCGTCCATTTTTAATTGGCGGAGTTTTCAAAGCAACAGGAAACCAGCCTCCGGCATCATTGCCAGCCAAAAGGAAATATATGTTGCGGGATTTAAAACTATGGGCATCCTACTACAAGGTTCCTTTTAATTTTCCAGTGCACTTTCCAGTGAATACCTTGCTGGCCATGCGAATTTTGACAGCACTTCCTGAAGCTGAATGTACAACCATGTCGCACAAATTGTTTCAGGCCTATTGGGTCAATGGACTGGACATCAGCAACGCGGATATTCTGGAATCGATAGTTGGACCAGAAAACCTTGCTCTTGCGTCACAGGACCAGGTGAAGGAACAACTGAAACAGACAACTGAAAATGCTGTGCAACGGGGCGCCTTTGGGGCTCCAACCATGTTTGTGAACGATACCATGTTTTTTGGCAACGATCGTCTTTCCCTGCTTGGACACTATCTTCAGCATCCCGAAGATTTCAACGGATAA
- a CDS encoding type II secretion system F family protein gives MRPYFWTGKNTHGHSVEGTLECKTLQEGRLQLNQKDIFDVQFFSVSPHYQDILLTDEHLLDFLETLSGLLASGMDLLNALEFIIRYHKHTQFRFILSLVSDQLRSGKSMGEAFQTFACFPPMLTYLIQVGEVSGHLPDVLRTLVEFYTFRRNTARERSRLLRYPLMVLGVGTILVLGILIYIIPRFKRVFSIMGDDLFWLTQIMVSASNTILNHPLAVICGSLSLLMTTKYLLKWFGPQAMSLLPSGYWKNFLLLTYSRSMSIMLHSGVPLTEAIRLTESLFPETKQHQIHQIHRKVFEGETLESAYRSSSMFTQEFVHLVALGESSGYLASSFERIAAFYQNHWEKQTQRWTLLLEPLVMTLLSTVIFMVLLSIYLPVFKMAEYYH, from the coding sequence ATGAGACCCTATTTCTGGACTGGAAAAAATACGCATGGCCATTCTGTCGAAGGTACCCTGGAATGTAAAACCCTTCAGGAAGGACGCCTTCAATTAAACCAGAAAGATATTTTTGATGTCCAGTTTTTTTCTGTTTCACCTCACTATCAGGATATCTTGCTGACAGATGAACACTTGCTTGATTTTCTCGAAACCCTGTCAGGATTGCTGGCCTCAGGGATGGACCTACTGAATGCCCTGGAGTTCATTATTCGTTATCACAAACACACACAATTCCGATTCATCCTGAGCCTTGTCAGCGATCAACTCCGTTCTGGCAAATCCATGGGTGAAGCCTTTCAGACATTTGCCTGTTTTCCACCAATGCTGACTTATCTCATTCAGGTTGGCGAAGTGTCAGGGCATTTGCCTGATGTGTTGCGGACTCTGGTCGAGTTTTACACATTTCGCAGAAATACCGCACGGGAGCGGAGTCGGTTGCTACGTTATCCATTGATGGTTCTTGGCGTTGGAACCATCCTGGTCCTCGGGATTCTCATTTATATCATTCCCCGTTTCAAAAGGGTTTTCAGCATCATGGGCGATGACCTGTTCTGGCTCACCCAGATCATGGTATCCGCCAGCAACACTATCCTGAATCATCCTCTGGCGGTTATTTGTGGAAGCCTGTCCCTCCTCATGACCACTAAATATCTGCTTAAATGGTTTGGTCCCCAGGCTATGTCACTGTTACCATCAGGATATTGGAAAAACTTTCTATTGCTGACCTATTCACGGTCTATGTCCATCATGCTCCATTCAGGGGTGCCGTTAACCGAAGCCATACGACTGACAGAATCCCTGTTTCCAGAAACAAAACAGCATCAGATTCATCAGATTCACAGGAAAGTATTCGAGGGAGAAACGCTGGAATCCGCCTATAGATCTTCGTCAATGTTTACACAGGAATTCGTTCACCTGGTGGCATTGGGGGAATCCAGCGGCTATTTGGCGTCTTCGTTTGAACGCATTGCCGCATTTTATCAGAACCATTGGGAAAAGCAGACACAACGGTGGACACTTCTGCTGGAACCACTGGTCATGACGCTCCTATCCACAGTCATCTTCATGGTGTTGCTCTCTATTTATCTTCCCGTATTTAAAATGGCCGAGTATTATCACTAG